Proteins encoded by one window of Roseibium sp. Sym1:
- a CDS encoding pyridoxal phosphate-dependent aminotransferase: MTKSAFQPSRRSDVAPFIAMDVLAEAARLEAEGRKIIHMEVGQPSAPAPGAALEAARLALEHGRLGYTEALGIAPLRQALAVHYRSTYGVDVPVERIMATTGSSAGFNLAFLAAFDPGDRVVLTAPGYPAYRNILKALGLVPVEIEVGAETRWSLTPDLLDRAQAEGPVKGVLVASPANPTGTMMTPEALDDLVRYCEEAGIWFISDEIYHGLDYAAGQKSALETSDNVIVINSFSKYYCMTGWRIGWMVLPEQLVRPAERIAQSLYISPPELSQIAATAALGAVQELEAVKAVYAANRDLLVSGLPRVGLDRLLPVDGAFYIYADISRFSSDSLAFARQILQEAGVAATPGVDFDPVHGHDFLRFSFAGAHEDMQEALQRLSRFLT; this comes from the coding sequence ATGACCAAAAGCGCGTTTCAGCCCTCCCGCCGCAGCGATGTCGCCCCCTTCATTGCCATGGATGTTCTGGCCGAAGCGGCAAGACTGGAGGCCGAGGGGCGCAAGATCATACACATGGAAGTGGGCCAGCCCTCGGCGCCGGCACCGGGGGCCGCCCTGGAGGCCGCCCGCCTGGCCCTGGAACACGGCCGGCTCGGCTATACGGAGGCTCTCGGGATCGCGCCGCTGCGCCAGGCGCTTGCAGTTCATTACAGGAGCACCTACGGGGTCGATGTTCCCGTCGAACGGATCATGGCGACGACCGGTTCCTCGGCCGGCTTCAACCTGGCGTTTCTCGCCGCCTTCGACCCGGGAGACAGGGTGGTCCTGACCGCGCCCGGGTATCCTGCCTATCGCAACATCCTGAAAGCCCTCGGACTGGTGCCGGTGGAGATCGAGGTAGGTGCGGAAACGCGCTGGAGCCTGACACCGGATCTTCTGGACAGGGCACAGGCGGAAGGCCCCGTGAAAGGCGTGCTGGTGGCAAGTCCCGCCAATCCGACGGGGACCATGATGACCCCGGAAGCGCTGGATGATCTTGTCCGCTATTGCGAAGAGGCCGGCATCTGGTTCATCTCGGACGAGATCTATCATGGCCTGGACTATGCGGCGGGCCAGAAAAGCGCGCTGGAAACGTCGGACAACGTCATCGTCATCAACAGCTTCTCGAAATATTACTGCATGACGGGATGGCGCATCGGCTGGATGGTTCTGCCGGAACAACTGGTTCGTCCGGCCGAGCGAATTGCTCAGAGCCTCTATATCTCGCCGCCTGAACTCTCGCAGATCGCGGCCACCGCAGCTCTTGGCGCCGTGCAGGAACTGGAAGCCGTCAAGGCCGTCTACGCGGCCAATCGCGATCTTCTGGTGTCCGGACTGCCGCGCGTAGGGCTCGACAGGCTGTTGCCGGTCGACGGGGCGTTCTACATCTATGCCGATATCAGCCGGTTCAGCTCCGACAGCCTCGCATTCGCCCGGCAGATCCTCCAGGAAGCCGGTGTCGCGGCAACGCCCGGCGTTGATTTCGACCCGGTCCACGGTCACGATTTCCTGAGGTTCTCGTTCGCCGGTGCGCATGAGGACATGCAGGAGGCGTTGCAGCGCCTGTCCCGTTTCCTCACCTGA
- a CDS encoding M48 family metalloprotease, with protein MASVLSMALLLPLAITPAAAQRGKLPLVRDAEAEALLRDYAKPIFKAAGIANSEPEIILVNDKSFNAFVPNSRRMFINIGVLMEADTPSEVIGVIAHETGHIAGRHLVRLRSAAANAQIMSVIGMIVGAGAAAAGAASGSGGVASGGGALIVGAGSVGQRSLLSYQRGEEAAADRAALRYLNATGQSARGMLKTFQRMSEQQMFKSQYADPYAQSHPMAQDRYNGLLRDAQKSKYFDQPEDYVLQYRHEQVRAKLFAYTSHPSATLRAYPRSDKSPAAQYARAIATMKSRGKGAVKEIDALIRSQPNNPYYYELKGQALLEGGDPKRAIAPFRKALSFKPNEPQFLVWLGYALVASNDNARLPEAERILKQAIQRDPNSGVAYSQLAIAHGRQGERAEADLATARGLMVTGDFQAAKRYAARAQKSLKRGSPAWLQADDIVAYNPPNLPNRR; from the coding sequence ATGGCCTCCGTCCTGTCCATGGCACTGCTGCTGCCGCTGGCAATCACGCCGGCTGCGGCGCAACGCGGAAAACTGCCCCTCGTGCGGGACGCGGAGGCGGAAGCCCTGCTGCGCGACTATGCCAAACCGATCTTCAAGGCAGCAGGAATTGCCAACTCGGAACCTGAGATCATCCTGGTCAATGACAAGAGCTTCAACGCTTTTGTCCCGAACAGCCGGCGCATGTTCATAAACATCGGCGTCCTGATGGAAGCCGACACTCCCAGCGAGGTCATCGGCGTCATCGCACATGAAACCGGCCATATCGCGGGGCGCCACCTTGTGCGTCTGCGCAGCGCGGCCGCGAATGCCCAGATCATGTCCGTGATCGGCATGATCGTCGGGGCCGGTGCCGCTGCGGCCGGTGCGGCTTCCGGCTCCGGCGGCGTGGCCTCGGGTGGTGGTGCCCTGATCGTCGGCGCCGGTTCTGTGGGCCAGCGTTCCCTTCTGTCCTACCAGCGCGGCGAGGAAGCCGCCGCTGACCGGGCCGCCTTGCGCTACCTGAATGCCACCGGCCAGAGTGCCCGCGGCATGCTCAAGACCTTCCAGCGCATGTCCGAACAGCAAATGTTCAAGAGCCAGTATGCGGACCCTTACGCACAAAGCCACCCGATGGCCCAGGACCGCTACAACGGTCTCCTGCGCGACGCCCAGAAATCGAAATATTTTGATCAGCCGGAGGACTATGTCCTGCAATACCGGCACGAGCAGGTGCGCGCAAAGCTCTTCGCCTACACCAGCCATCCGTCCGCAACCCTCAGGGCCTACCCGCGCAGCGACAAGAGCCCGGCCGCCCAATACGCTCGTGCGATCGCCACGATGAAGAGCCGCGGCAAGGGAGCGGTCAAGGAAATCGACGCACTGATCCGCAGCCAGCCGAACAATCCCTACTATTACGAACTCAAAGGCCAGGCCCTTCTGGAAGGCGGGGATCCCAAGCGCGCCATCGCGCCTTTCCGCAAGGCACTTTCCTTCAAGCCGAACGAGCCCCAGTTCCTGGTCTGGCTGGGTTATGCGCTGGTCGCCTCGAATGACAACGCGAGGCTGCCAGAGGCCGAACGGATCCTGAAACAGGCCATTCAACGCGACCCCAACTCGGGCGTGGCCTACAGTCAGCTGGCGATTGCGCATGGCCGGCAGGGCGAGCGCGCCGAGGCGGATCTGGCGACCGCGAGGGGGCTCATGGTCACCGGCGATTTCCAGGCCGCGAAGCGTTACGCGGCCCGTGCTCAAAAAAGTTTGAAGCGCGGATCGCCGGCATGGCTTCAAGCGGACGACATTGTCGCGTACAACCCACCTAATCTACCGAATCGCCGATAA
- a CDS encoding DsbA family protein, with translation MTNSLQTIRPLYPPVLMRILSICALLLSLLALPASAQDRDRAEIEKIVREYLLANPEVIAEALTELDRREKEAAEAARLQTLTDSADILFNSTRQVVLGNPEGSVTLVEFFDYNCGYCKRAHGDMVKLIEGNPDLKVVLKEFPVLGQGSVEAAQVAVAVNSVAPEKYADFHEELLLSRGQANQASALEAASSVGIAEEDLLAAMKTDEAGQTIEEVYALANRLGLTGTPSYVIGNEVVMGAVGYDALNEKIDALLNCDQTTC, from the coding sequence ATGACCAACTCACTGCAAACGATCCGGCCCCTTTATCCGCCGGTGCTGATGCGCATCCTTTCGATCTGCGCGCTGCTTCTGTCCCTCCTGGCCCTGCCCGCTTCCGCACAGGACCGCGACCGCGCGGAGATCGAAAAGATCGTACGGGAGTATCTTCTGGCAAACCCGGAAGTGATTGCCGAGGCCCTGACGGAACTGGACCGCCGCGAGAAGGAAGCCGCCGAAGCCGCGCGCCTGCAGACCCTGACCGACAGTGCCGACATTCTGTTCAACTCCACACGCCAGGTCGTGCTCGGCAATCCGGAAGGATCCGTCACGCTTGTCGAGTTCTTTGACTACAATTGCGGCTACTGCAAACGCGCCCATGGCGACATGGTCAAGCTGATTGAAGGCAATCCCGATCTGAAAGTGGTCCTGAAGGAATTCCCGGTCCTGGGTCAGGGCTCGGTCGAAGCCGCACAGGTCGCCGTGGCGGTGAACTCCGTAGCGCCGGAAAAATACGCCGACTTCCACGAGGAACTGCTGCTCAGCCGCGGTCAGGCCAACCAGGCCAGTGCCCTGGAAGCCGCCAGCTCTGTCGGCATCGCCGAGGAAGACCTGCTCGCCGCCATGAAAACGGATGAGGCAGGACAAACCATCGAGGAAGTCTATGCCCTTGCCAACCGGCTCGGCCTGACAGGCACACCGTCCTATGTGATCGGCAACGAGGTTGTCATGGGAGCCGTCGGCTATGACGCTCTCAACGAGAAAATCGATGCGCTTTTGAATTGCGATCAGACCACCTGCTGA
- a CDS encoding N-acetylmuramoyl-L-alanine amidase, which yields MSGGRLLRRLAMVLALLAAAISAQAGPAVAEADKPVVTGARVAGDESRTRFVLDMDRQVTPVISGLPSPYRLIIDLPEVTFSLPADAGKEGRGLVGDWRFGLFATGKSRVVMDLTGPVKVDKTFFLPAVDDQPARLVVDLVRSSAKDFDAFVESSKVKKSAQVTKPAPKSDRLTDPKEKDKPLIVLDPGHGGIDSGATGVHGALEKAIVLDFANLLKAKLDESGLYTVELTRDDDTFVPLSRRVEIGHELEADLFISIHADSVRRGQKFARGATVYTISDKASDQLSEDLAVSENMSDVIAGVDLDEEPTDVTDILLDLARRETRSFSVYFARSLVSELESAVRLINNPHRSAGFRVLKAHDVPSVLVELGYLSNEHDEKLLISDEWRERMASAMTEAVHGFFRPRLARQQEAPSQ from the coding sequence ATGAGCGGTGGACGTCTGTTGAGACGCTTGGCGATGGTCCTCGCCCTGCTGGCGGCTGCCATATCGGCACAGGCGGGGCCGGCGGTTGCCGAGGCGGACAAGCCGGTCGTCACCGGGGCTCGGGTGGCCGGCGACGAGTCGCGGACGCGATTCGTGCTCGACATGGACCGTCAGGTCACACCTGTTATCTCGGGACTGCCCAGCCCGTACCGGCTGATCATCGACCTGCCGGAGGTGACCTTCTCCCTTCCGGCCGATGCCGGCAAGGAGGGGCGGGGCCTTGTCGGCGACTGGCGTTTCGGCCTTTTCGCGACCGGCAAGTCGCGCGTCGTCATGGATCTGACCGGCCCGGTCAAGGTCGACAAGACCTTCTTTCTGCCTGCCGTTGACGATCAGCCGGCCCGCCTGGTCGTGGATCTTGTGCGTTCGTCCGCGAAGGATTTCGACGCATTTGTCGAATCATCGAAGGTGAAGAAAAGCGCCCAGGTCACGAAACCTGCGCCGAAGAGCGACCGGTTGACGGATCCAAAGGAAAAGGACAAGCCGCTGATTGTCCTTGATCCCGGCCATGGCGGCATCGACAGCGGCGCAACCGGCGTTCATGGAGCGCTGGAAAAGGCGATCGTGCTGGACTTCGCAAATCTGTTGAAGGCGAAACTCGACGAAAGCGGGCTTTACACGGTGGAACTGACGCGCGATGACGACACGTTCGTGCCGCTGTCGCGCCGTGTGGAGATCGGTCACGAGCTGGAAGCGGACCTGTTCATCTCGATCCATGCCGATTCCGTGCGCCGCGGGCAGAAATTCGCGCGTGGTGCGACGGTCTACACAATCTCGGACAAGGCCTCCGACCAGCTTTCCGAGGATCTCGCCGTTTCGGAAAACATGTCTGACGTGATCGCAGGTGTCGATCTGGACGAGGAGCCTACCGATGTCACCGATATCCTGCTGGACCTTGCGCGCCGGGAGACGCGGTCATTCTCGGTCTATTTCGCGCGGTCTCTCGTCAGCGAGCTGGAAAGTGCCGTCCGGCTGATCAACAATCCGCACAGGTCGGCGGGTTTCCGGGTGCTGAAGGCGCACGACGTGCCTTCCGTTCTCGTGGAGCTCGGCTACCTGTCGAACGAACATGACGAGAAACTTCTGATCTCAGACGAATGGCGCGAGCGCATGGCCAGTGCCATGACGGAGGCCGTGCACGGGTTTTTCAGGCCCCGGCTGGCCCGACAGCAAGAGGCACCATCGCAGTAA
- a CDS encoding Rne/Rng family ribonuclease, translating into MANKMLIDAGHPEETRVVVVRGNRVEEFDFEAANRKQLRGNIYLAKVTRVEPSLQAAFVEYGGNRHGFLAFSEIHPDYYQIPVADREALLAAEAADRQRDDSDADEKPKRRRRSRAAKNEAAAETVASEKIEDDASEDADGTADAAGDENGTSDVNEQAASGDEAEDASVSARSDDETGDADEDDADASAQEDEDDTEEVEAAPTRARGRRRRRKNDDDDDGESDDDAVESVGAEDAMEEVPERVVPMRKQYKIQEVIKRRQIILVQVVKEERGNKGAALTTYLSLAGRYSVLMPNTARGGGISRKITQPTDRKRLKKIASELEVPEGMGVILRTAGASRTKAEIKRDFEYLMRLWENVRELTLKSSAPSLVYEEGSLVKRSIRDLYNKDINEVLVAGDEGYREAKDFMRMLMPSHAKNVQPYRDPSPLFIRYGVEPQLDAMFSPQVTLKSGGYIVINQTEALVSIDVNSGKSTREHNIEDTALQTNLEAAEEVTRQLRLRDLAGLVVIDFIDMEESKNNRSVERKLKDCLKNDRARIQVGRISHFGLLEMSRQRIRTGVLESSTTPCPHCQGTGMIRSVESVALHVLRSIEDNLLKGASHNLIIRTTTQVALYILNQKRTNLVDLETRFAIEIEVHADDMVNGQLYVLERGAAVDRDRFPTPSPTVQPDTIEIIDEETEQPDDYLESAQDDDSEGDGRRRRRRRKRRRGGSDNQQDDGDNRQASAGDDETDSDSAQTQDARSEDDDSSDDEPRRKRRRGRRGGRRGRRNGEGDNAAAEAGDAQSADDSNADAEQPQDEAEPAVAAEMDASEQSAEPPAPAVEDADAASAASSEEGNEAPSESPADATTDASPTEGEVAAESERDGEVATAGEEDGDQGTIVVETPTSEQPVANETAEKAEEAASAEPVVTSETSGNEQEEDKPKRVGWWQRGRSFF; encoded by the coding sequence ATGGCAAACAAAATGCTGATCGACGCGGGCCACCCGGAAGAGACCCGGGTTGTCGTCGTGCGTGGCAATCGGGTTGAAGAATTCGACTTCGAGGCAGCAAACCGAAAGCAGCTGCGCGGGAATATCTATCTGGCGAAAGTAACGCGGGTCGAGCCTTCGCTTCAGGCAGCTTTCGTCGAGTATGGTGGAAACCGGCACGGGTTCCTCGCTTTCAGCGAAATTCATCCAGACTATTACCAGATCCCGGTCGCCGACCGCGAAGCCCTGCTCGCGGCCGAGGCTGCCGATCGTCAGCGTGACGATTCGGACGCGGACGAGAAACCGAAGCGCCGGCGCCGTTCCCGCGCCGCGAAGAACGAGGCAGCCGCCGAGACCGTCGCCAGCGAAAAAATTGAAGACGACGCGTCCGAGGACGCGGACGGCACCGCAGACGCCGCCGGTGACGAAAACGGCACCAGCGATGTGAACGAACAAGCCGCATCCGGTGACGAAGCCGAAGATGCGTCCGTGAGTGCGCGTTCCGACGACGAAACCGGCGACGCCGACGAGGACGACGCCGACGCCAGCGCCCAGGAAGACGAAGACGACACCGAAGAGGTCGAAGCGGCTCCGACCCGGGCACGTGGTCGCCGCCGCCGCCGCAAGAACGATGACGACGATGACGGCGAATCCGATGACGACGCGGTCGAGTCTGTCGGTGCCGAAGACGCCATGGAAGAAGTTCCGGAGCGTGTCGTACCGATGCGCAAGCAGTACAAGATCCAGGAAGTCATCAAGCGCCGCCAGATCATTCTGGTGCAGGTCGTCAAGGAAGAACGCGGCAACAAGGGCGCGGCCCTGACAACCTACCTGTCCCTGGCCGGCCGCTATTCCGTGCTCATGCCGAACACCGCGCGTGGCGGCGGCATTTCCCGCAAGATCACCCAGCCGACCGACCGCAAGCGTCTCAAGAAGATCGCCTCGGAACTGGAGGTGCCGGAAGGCATGGGCGTGATCCTGCGCACCGCCGGTGCCAGCCGCACGAAGGCCGAAATCAAGCGCGATTTCGAATACCTGATGCGGCTCTGGGAAAATGTCCGGGAGTTGACCCTCAAATCGAGCGCCCCAAGCCTCGTCTACGAGGAGGGCAGCCTGGTCAAGCGCTCGATCCGCGACCTTTACAACAAGGACATCAACGAAGTCCTTGTGGCCGGTGACGAGGGCTACCGCGAGGCGAAGGACTTCATGCGCATGCTCATGCCGAGCCATGCCAAGAACGTCCAGCCCTACCGGGACCCCTCGCCCCTGTTCATCCGCTATGGCGTCGAACCACAGCTCGACGCGATGTTCTCGCCACAGGTGACGCTCAAGTCCGGCGGCTACATTGTCATCAACCAGACCGAGGCGCTGGTCTCGATCGACGTGAACTCCGGCAAGTCGACCCGCGAGCACAATATCGAGGACACGGCACTTCAGACCAACCTGGAGGCCGCGGAAGAGGTTACCCGGCAGTTGCGTCTGCGTGATCTGGCCGGCCTCGTCGTGATCGACTTCATCGACATGGAAGAGTCGAAGAACAACCGGTCCGTCGAACGCAAGCTCAAGGATTGCCTGAAGAACGACCGGGCCCGCATCCAGGTCGGCCGGATCTCTCATTTCGGCCTTCTGGAAATGTCCCGCCAGCGTATTCGCACGGGCGTTCTGGAAAGCTCGACGACACCCTGTCCGCATTGCCAGGGCACCGGCATGATCCGCTCGGTGGAATCGGTTGCCCTGCATGTGCTGCGGTCGATCGAGGACAACCTCCTCAAGGGGGCCTCGCACAACCTGATCATCCGCACCACCACCCAGGTGGCGCTCTACATTCTCAACCAGAAGCGCACCAACCTGGTCGATCTCGAGACCCGTTTCGCGATCGAGATCGAGGTGCACGCCGACGATATGGTCAACGGCCAGCTTTATGTGCTCGAGCGTGGTGCTGCGGTCGACCGGGACCGTTTCCCCACTCCTTCGCCGACGGTTCAACCCGACACGATCGAGATCATCGACGAGGAAACCGAACAGCCCGACGACTACCTGGAGAGCGCACAGGACGACGATTCCGAGGGCGATGGCCGCCGCCGCCGCCGCCGCCGCAAGCGCCGGAGAGGCGGTTCGGACAATCAGCAGGACGATGGTGACAACCGTCAGGCGTCCGCGGGTGACGACGAAACCGACTCCGACAGCGCTCAGACTCAGGACGCCCGCTCGGAAGACGACGACAGCTCGGACGACGAGCCCCGCCGCAAGCGCCGTCGTGGCCGCCGGGGCGGTCGTCGTGGCCGCCGCAACGGCGAAGGTGACAACGCTGCAGCCGAGGCCGGTGACGCACAGTCCGCCGACGACAGCAATGCCGACGCCGAACAGCCGCAGGATGAAGCCGAACCCGCCGTCGCAGCGGAAATGGATGCATCCGAGCAGTCGGCCGAGCCCCCGGCACCGGCCGTCGAGGACGCAGATGCAGCAAGCGCGGCCTCTTCGGAAGAAGGCAACGAAGCCCCTTCGGAGTCTCCGGCAGACGCCACCACGGATGCGTCCCCGACCGAAGGGGAAGTTGCCGCGGAGTCCGAACGCGATGGTGAGGTTGCTACCGCAGGAGAAGAGGACGGCGATCAAGGCACGATTGTCGTGGAGACACCGACCTCCGAACAGCCAGTCGCCAACGAGACCGCGGAAAAGGCCGAGGAAGCAGCGTCGGCCGAACCGGTCGTGACCAGCGAAACTTCCGGTAACGAGCAGGAAGAAGACAAGCCGAAGCGCGTCGGCTGGTGGCAACGCGGCCGCTCGTTCTTCTGA
- a CDS encoding penicillin-binding protein 1A: protein MVKFFGYLFGIGAVFALLIAAGVWMYLQTLSEDLPDYTALKNYEPPVMTRVHAADGSLMAEYATQRRMFLPIQAIPDRVKQAFIAAEDKNFYKHIGVDPEGIARAVVRLVQNYGSGRRPEGASTITQQVAKNFLLSDLVSEERQRRSAAYERKVKEAILSLRIEQAYTKDEILELYLNEIYFGFGAYGVAAASLIYFDKSVHELTLEEIAYMAALPKGPSNYHPYRKTEAAIARRNYVLDRMMADGYISTEDGEEAKQKPIVVKPRETGSRLFAAEYFTEEVRREVADIFGDKRLYEGGLSVRSTLDPEMQKLARKSLMDGLIDFDHKRGSWRGPVDRITLGADWGVDLAKVEALSDIPEWQLAVVLESGSDQAQVGIQPKNLVSGKLSDERQTGALFLETMKWARVNGRAPGSVSDVLAPGDVVYVQESDVAPGTFELRQIPKVSGALVAMDPYTGRVLALVGGFSFAQSEFNRATQAYRQPGSSFKPFLYAAALDNGYTPSSVIMDAPLEISQGPGLGTWRPQNYGGKFYGPSTLRTGIELSRNVMTVRLAQDMGMPLVAEYAKRFGIYDNMLPVLSMSLGAGETTVLRLTTAYATIANGGKKVRPTLIDRIQDRYGRTIYKHDSRICDGCTQDIWEGQGEPSLIDDREQVLDPMTAYQITSMMEGVVQRGTATRVRAVGRPVAGKTGTTNDEKDAWFMGFTPDLAVGVFVGYDNPKPMGRGATGGQVAAPIFVNFVKQALAEKPPVEFRVPKGLQLIAINRRTGQRAAPGTPGAILEAFKPGMAPNDSYSVIDFQSSMGVPTAVSPEAAGAVFNGTSGLY, encoded by the coding sequence CTGGTGAAGTTTTTTGGCTACCTGTTCGGAATCGGGGCGGTGTTCGCGCTTCTGATTGCGGCCGGCGTGTGGATGTATCTGCAGACCCTTTCAGAGGATCTGCCGGACTATACAGCGCTGAAGAATTACGAGCCTCCGGTCATGACCCGCGTTCATGCCGCGGACGGCAGCCTGATGGCCGAATACGCGACACAGAGGCGCATGTTCCTGCCGATCCAGGCGATTCCAGACCGGGTGAAGCAGGCGTTCATCGCGGCGGAAGACAAGAACTTCTACAAACATATCGGGGTGGACCCGGAAGGCATTGCCCGTGCGGTCGTGAGGCTCGTTCAGAACTACGGCTCCGGACGGCGCCCGGAAGGCGCTTCGACCATCACCCAGCAGGTGGCGAAGAACTTTCTCCTGTCGGACCTCGTGAGCGAAGAGCGCCAACGCCGTTCCGCCGCCTACGAGCGCAAGGTCAAGGAAGCGATCCTCTCGCTCAGGATCGAGCAGGCCTACACCAAGGACGAGATTCTCGAACTCTATCTCAACGAGATCTATTTCGGCTTCGGCGCCTACGGCGTGGCCGCTGCCTCGCTGATCTATTTCGACAAGTCGGTGCATGAACTGACGCTCGAAGAGATCGCCTACATGGCGGCGTTGCCCAAGGGGCCGAGCAACTATCATCCCTACCGGAAGACCGAAGCGGCGATCGCGCGCCGCAACTACGTGCTCGACCGCATGATGGCCGATGGCTACATCAGCACGGAGGACGGCGAGGAAGCCAAGCAGAAGCCGATCGTGGTCAAGCCGCGCGAAACCGGCTCGCGGCTGTTTGCCGCCGAGTATTTCACCGAGGAGGTCCGGCGCGAAGTTGCCGATATCTTTGGCGACAAGCGTCTCTACGAGGGCGGGCTGTCGGTGCGCTCGACCCTGGATCCGGAAATGCAGAAACTGGCGCGCAAGTCGCTGATGGACGGCCTGATCGATTTCGATCACAAGCGCGGCAGCTGGAGGGGACCGGTCGACCGGATCACTCTTGGCGCCGACTGGGGCGTGGACCTTGCCAAGGTCGAGGCGCTCAGCGACATTCCCGAGTGGCAGCTCGCCGTGGTTCTGGAAAGCGGCAGCGACCAGGCACAGGTTGGCATTCAGCCGAAAAACCTGGTCAGCGGAAAGCTGTCCGACGAACGCCAGACCGGTGCGCTGTTTCTTGAAACCATGAAATGGGCCCGGGTCAACGGGAGGGCGCCAGGTTCCGTGTCCGACGTTCTTGCGCCGGGCGATGTGGTCTACGTTCAGGAAAGCGATGTCGCGCCCGGCACCTTCGAGTTGCGCCAGATCCCGAAGGTCTCCGGCGCGCTGGTTGCGATGGATCCCTATACCGGGCGTGTTCTGGCACTCGTCGGTGGCTTCAGCTTCGCGCAGAGCGAATTCAACCGCGCCACCCAAGCCTACCGCCAGCCCGGTTCGTCCTTCAAGCCGTTCCTTTATGCAGCGGCTCTCGACAACGGCTACACACCGTCTTCGGTGATCATGGACGCGCCGCTGGAAATCAGCCAGGGGCCGGGCCTGGGAACCTGGCGTCCGCAGAATTATGGCGGCAAATTCTACGGTCCGTCGACTTTGCGCACGGGCATCGAACTGTCCAGAAACGTCATGACGGTGCGTCTTGCCCAGGACATGGGCATGCCGCTGGTGGCCGAGTATGCCAAGCGGTTCGGTATCTACGACAACATGCTTCCGGTGCTGTCCATGTCGCTGGGAGCCGGGGAAACCACGGTGCTGCGTCTGACCACCGCCTATGCGACCATCGCAAATGGCGGCAAGAAGGTGCGTCCGACCCTGATCGACAGGATCCAGGATCGCTATGGACGCACGATCTACAAGCATGACAGCCGCATCTGCGACGGCTGCACCCAGGACATCTGGGAAGGGCAGGGCGAACCGTCGCTGATCGATGACCGGGAGCAGGTACTCGATCCGATGACGGCCTACCAGATCACCTCGATGATGGAAGGCGTGGTCCAGCGCGGCACGGCAACGCGTGTTCGCGCCGTCGGACGCCCGGTCGCCGGCAAGACGGGAACCACCAACGACGAGAAAGACGCCTGGTTCATGGGGTTCACCCCGGATCTCGCGGTCGGTGTGTTCGTCGGCTACGACAATCCCAAGCCGATGGGACGTGGTGCCACAGGCGGCCAGGTTGCCGCTCCGATCTTCGTGAACTTCGTCAAGCAGGCGCTCGCGGAAAAACCGCCGGTGGAGTTCCGCGTGCCCAAGGGACTTCAGCTGATCGCCATCAACCGCAGGACGGGCCAAAGGGCTGCACCGGGGACACCTGGTGCGATTCTGGAAGCGTTCAAGCCGGGAATGGCTCCGAACGACAGTTATTCGGTGATCGATTTCCAGAGCTCCATGGGTGTGCCCACCGCAGTGTCGCCGGAAGCCGCCGGCGCCGTCTTCAACGGAACAAGCGGGCTTTACTGA
- the accB gene encoding acetyl-CoA carboxylase biotin carboxyl carrier protein, protein MRNDNKKFDTALIRDLAVLLDETNLSEIELEQGDTRIRVARQMTISAPVNVAPPAAPAAAPAAAAPAAAPAAPAEPASSGTTVSSPMVGTAYLAPEPGAPVFIQVGDKVTEGQTILIIEAMKTMNHIPSTKSGTVKQILVDDAQPVEFGEPLIIVE, encoded by the coding sequence ATGCGTAATGATAACAAGAAATTCGACACGGCCCTGATCCGGGATCTCGCCGTCCTGCTGGACGAGACAAATCTCTCGGAAATCGAACTGGAACAGGGTGACACCCGCATTCGCGTGGCCCGGCAGATGACGATCAGTGCGCCGGTCAATGTCGCGCCTCCGGCGGCACCTGCCGCAGCTCCCGCAGCCGCGGCCCCGGCCGCTGCGCCCGCAGCTCCCGCGGAACCGGCCTCGTCGGGGACCACCGTGTCGTCACCGATGGTGGGCACGGCCTATCTTGCACCGGAACCCGGTGCCCCCGTGTTCATTCAGGTTGGCGACAAGGTCACCGAGGGCCAGACGATCCTGATCATCGAAGCCATGAAGACCATGAACCACATTCCCTCCACCAAGTCCGGCACCGTGAAGCAGATCCTGGTTGACGATGCCCAGCCGGTGGAATTCGGCGAACCGCTCATCATCGTCGAATAA